From a single Triplophysa rosa linkage group LG17, Trosa_1v2, whole genome shotgun sequence genomic region:
- the LOC130567580 gene encoding GRAM domain-containing protein 2B isoform X5 yields the protein MDKHFSSEGSVQRKSRRDEARPMCSVPPHQQLTDAPLLLREYAEYDEEDEGNSMTRPDTFISLDAESDVAARRRKAALVRSKTLDPSLLLQVQSDSELKCERRKPQSHQFLRTNSQYHKVFKDIRDDEELRQSYTCALQKDILYQGRLFVSQNWICFHSKVFGRDTKIAIPVTSATDIKKTKTAILVPNALVISTAHERHVFVSFLSRDTTYKVLMSVCPHLVEKSPIPAQNLRRHPVTDFSADLSDLDAPVRRTHHHTDDSSASDSPEFDKSPQFPKHSQTSKRKDDLDSQPQPSDGHLRCKGSAEVTKTPRALSFSFNTLVSVCLCLVCVLLLSSCYMAFKIVSLEERLTSLVSTDFPHEGGEYVGHAEEIYSVISASLLKLEKIHRNLQKLLETLSDA from the exons ATggacaaacatttctcatctgaAGGTTCAGTTCAGCGTAAAAGCAGAAGAGATGAAGCTCGACCCATGTGTTCTGTACCGCCACACCAACAGCTCACAGACGCGCCGCTCTTACTACG GGAATATGCTGAATATGATGAAGAAGATGAAGGCAACAGTATGACACGACCGGACACTTTCATTTCTCTGGACGCTGAGAGCGACGTCGCTGCCAGGAGAAGAAAAGCAGCCCTCGTCAG ATCCAAGACTTTAGATCCTTCGCTGCTTCTGCAGGTCCAGAGTGACTCTGAATTAAAGTGTGAACGCAGAAAACCGCAGTCGCATCAG TTTCTGCGCACTAATTCCCAGTACCACAAAGTTTTCAAAGACATAAGAGACGATGAAGAACTGCGACAGA gttaCACGTGTGCTTTACAGAAAGATATTCTGTACCAGGGCAGACTGTTCGTGTCTCAGAACTGGATTTGTTTCCATTCGAAGGTCTTTGGAAGAGACACAAAG ATTGCGATTCCTGTAACTTCTGCGACGGAcatcaagaaaacaaaaacgGCCATCTTAGTGCCAAACGCACTCGTCATATCAACAGCACACGAGCGA CACGTGTTTGTGTCGTTTCTGTCTCGAGACACCACGTACAAGGTTTTGATGTCGGTTTGTCCTCATCTGGTT GAGAAGAGTCCGATTCCAGCACAGAATCTGAGGCGTCACCCCGTCACG GATTTCTCAGCGGATCTCTCGGACCTGGACGCTCCGGTCAGACGGACACATCATCACACAGACGACAGCAGCGCTTCAGACTCACCAGAGTTTGACAAAAGTCCAC AATTCCCCAAACACTCGCAAACGTCTAAACGCAAAGATGATCTGGATTCTCAGCCACAGCCCAGCGATGGACATCTGAGGTGTAAAG GATCAGCGGAGGTCACGAAGACACCCAGAGCGCTTTCCTTCTCATTTAACACACTTGtgtcggtctgtctctgtct GGTTTGTGTTCTGCTCTTGTCATCATGTTACATGGCCTTTAAGATCGTGTCTCTGGAGGAACGGCTCACCTCGCTGGTCTCCACCGACTTTCCTCATGAAGG AGGCGAATATGTCGGACATGCAGAAGAGATTTACTCGGTGATTTCTGCGAGTCTTCTGAAGTTGGAGAAG ATCCACAGAAATCTGCAGAAACTCCTGGAGACTCTGTCTGATGCGTGA
- the LOC130567580 gene encoding GRAM domain-containing protein 2B isoform X4, with protein MCSVPPHQQLTDAPLLLREYAEYDEEDEGNSMTRPDTFISLDAESDVAARRRKAALVRSKTLDPSLLLQVQSDSELKCERRKPQSHQFLRTNSQYHKVFKDIRDDEELRQSYTCALQKDILYQGRLFVSQNWICFHSKVFGRDTKIAIPVTSATDIKKTKTAILVPNALVISTAHERVKIPSRLCECADESEVCSSNRSRAVFQHVFVSFLSRDTTYKVLMSVCPHLVEKSPIPAQNLRRHPVTDFSADLSDLDAPVRRTHHHTDDSSASDSPEFDKSPQFPKHSQTSKRKDDLDSQPQPSDGHLRCKGSAEVTKTPRALSFSFNTLVSVCLCLVCVLLLSSCYMAFKIVSLEERLTSLVSTDFPHEGGEYVGHAEEIYSVISASLLKLEKIHRNLQKLLETLSDA; from the exons ATGTGTTCTGTACCGCCACACCAACAGCTCACAGACGCGCCGCTCTTACTACG GGAATATGCTGAATATGATGAAGAAGATGAAGGCAACAGTATGACACGACCGGACACTTTCATTTCTCTGGACGCTGAGAGCGACGTCGCTGCCAGGAGAAGAAAAGCAGCCCTCGTCAG ATCCAAGACTTTAGATCCTTCGCTGCTTCTGCAGGTCCAGAGTGACTCTGAATTAAAGTGTGAACGCAGAAAACCGCAGTCGCATCAG TTTCTGCGCACTAATTCCCAGTACCACAAAGTTTTCAAAGACATAAGAGACGATGAAGAACTGCGACAGA gttaCACGTGTGCTTTACAGAAAGATATTCTGTACCAGGGCAGACTGTTCGTGTCTCAGAACTGGATTTGTTTCCATTCGAAGGTCTTTGGAAGAGACACAAAG ATTGCGATTCCTGTAACTTCTGCGACGGAcatcaagaaaacaaaaacgGCCATCTTAGTGCCAAACGCACTCGTCATATCAACAGCACACGAGCGAGTAAAAATCCCTTCAAGACTTTGTGAATGTGCCGATGAGTCAGAAGTGTGCTCTTCTAACCGCTCTCGTGCTGTTTTTCAGCACGTGTTTGTGTCGTTTCTGTCTCGAGACACCACGTACAAGGTTTTGATGTCGGTTTGTCCTCATCTGGTT GAGAAGAGTCCGATTCCAGCACAGAATCTGAGGCGTCACCCCGTCACG GATTTCTCAGCGGATCTCTCGGACCTGGACGCTCCGGTCAGACGGACACATCATCACACAGACGACAGCAGCGCTTCAGACTCACCAGAGTTTGACAAAAGTCCAC AATTCCCCAAACACTCGCAAACGTCTAAACGCAAAGATGATCTGGATTCTCAGCCACAGCCCAGCGATGGACATCTGAGGTGTAAAG GATCAGCGGAGGTCACGAAGACACCCAGAGCGCTTTCCTTCTCATTTAACACACTTGtgtcggtctgtctctgtct GGTTTGTGTTCTGCTCTTGTCATCATGTTACATGGCCTTTAAGATCGTGTCTCTGGAGGAACGGCTCACCTCGCTGGTCTCCACCGACTTTCCTCATGAAGG AGGCGAATATGTCGGACATGCAGAAGAGATTTACTCGGTGATTTCTGCGAGTCTTCTGAAGTTGGAGAAG ATCCACAGAAATCTGCAGAAACTCCTGGAGACTCTGTCTGATGCGTGA
- the LOC130567584 gene encoding uncharacterized protein LOC130567584 isoform X1 codes for MLCSTGSPGSRLWDLLSFNKDSVSTDVIRSHVRNVMISTLTVVVVGSRTHRCKEYFCSDVADPGYSLIGHWLLNAPPQANSKVCVLRLETVFTIDQQSEKNVIRVERRVSSAEDVKDQTSDDEENSVSPSSPVDLPVITADNLDYVIL; via the exons ATGTTGTGTTCCACTGGTTCTCCTGGTTCTCGGCTTTGGGATCTTCTCAGTTTTAATAAAGACAGCGTAAGCACTGACGTCATAAGATCTCATGTGAGGAATGTGATGATTTCAACGTTGACGGTGGTTGTTGTTggctcacgcacacacaggtGTAAAGAATATTTCTGCTCAGACGTTGCTGACCCAGGTTACAGTCTGATAGGACACTGGCTCCTCAACGCTCCACCTCAG GCTAACAGCAAGGTTTGTGTGCTGAGGCTGGAAACGGTTTTCACCATTGACCAGCAGAGCGAGAAGAACGTCATCCGAGTGGAGCGTCGCGTGTCTTCAGCTGAAGATGTGAAGGATCAGACTTCAGATGATGAAGAGAACAGCGTCAGTCCCTCCAGTCCAGTGGATTTACCCGTCATAACTGCTGATAATCTggattatgttattttataa
- the nudt12 gene encoding peroxisomal NADH pyrophosphatase NUDT12 yields the protein MSGIEAELVKEFLDRSSRGDVEKVCVMMSQSSELMDQRGETGWTALMLAARHGHYELIKLLLSKGCDTTATNRSGQTARDVALFWGHRHIARLLSSSWDGDVHRVLPERETEEPDIYFNRDILNRMSEKRTDSEWLAAQRSSARSVFILFHNLNPLVSPRAEDASEGEPNVRLCKLRAGSVEELLRQSDTVVVFLGAEKQERRVETEGDELVTWFALNTQDDPTKLMEAKDPNAFFLKGPMPGLLLLGDSDAGVIAQARSVLAWHSTYSFCPTCGSKTQVEEGGYKRTCLRAGCRSLQGVHNTCYPRVDPVVIMLVIHADGNQCLLGRKKSFPSGMFSCLAGFIEAGETVEAAVRREVLEESGVLVGPVQYQTCQAWPMPSCLMIGCHCVALTSDVKVDQNEIEEARWFTREQVIGALVKDKHAVFNFPPKQAIAHYLIKHWMGFNANL from the exons ATGAGCGGCATTGAAGCTGAGCTGGTGAAAGAGTTTCTGGACCGTTCATCCAGAGGAGACGTGGAGAAGGTTTGTGTCATGATGTCTCAGTCCAGTGAGCTGATGGACCAGAGAGGAGAGACGGGCTGGACCGCACTGATGCTCGCCGCCAGACACGGACACTATGAGCTGATCAAACTCTTACTGTCTAAAGG GTGTGACACAACCGCAACAAACAGGTCAGGTCAGACGGCTCGAGACGTGGCTCTGTTTTGGGGTCACAGACACATCGCCCGTTTGTTGTCCAGCAGCTGGGACGGCGACGTTCATCGCGTTCTGCCTGAAAGAGAGACTGAAGAGCCGGATATCTACTTTAACAGAGACATTCTCAACAGAATGAGCGAGAAACGCACAGACTCCGAGTGGCTCGCTGCGCAGCGATCTTCTGCACGCAGCGTTTTCATTCTCTTTCACAATCTGAATCCTCTGGTGTCGCCGCGAGCAGAAGACGCGAGCGAGGGCGAGCCAAACGTGAGACTGTGCAAGCTCAGAGCCGGCTCTGTGGAGGAGCTGTTGAGACAGAGCGATACCGTGGTGGTTTTCTTGGGGGCTGAGAAGCAAGAGAGACGCGTGGAGACCGAGGGAGACGAGCTGGTCACCTGGTTCGCTCTGAACACCCAAGACGATCCCACGAAACTCATGGAAGCAAAAGATCCGAACGCTTTCTTTCTGAAGGGGCCGATGCCCGGACTCCTGCTGCTCGGTGACAGCGACGCAG GTGTCATCGCTCAAGCGCGCTCCGTCCTCGCGTGGCACAGCACATACAGCTTTTGCCCGACGTGTGGAAGCAAAACCCAAGTAGAAGAGGGAGGCTACAAGAGGACCTGTTTGAGAGCAGGCTGCAGAAGTCTCCAGGGCGTCCACAACACCTGCTATCCCAGAGTTG ATCCTGTGGTGATCATGTTAGTGATCCACGCCGACGGGAATCAGTGTCTGCTGGGACGCAAGAAGAGTTTTCCTTCCGGAATGTTCTCGTGTCTCGCTGGATTTATCGAAGCAG GGGAGACGGTTGAAGCTGCCGTGAGGAGAGAGGTTCTGGAGGAGAGCGGTGTTCTGGTGGGTCCGGTTCAGTACCAGACGTGTCAGGCGTGGCCGATGCCGTCCTGTCTGATGATTGGCTGCCACTGCGTTGCTCTGACGAGTGACGTCAAAGTGGATCAAAATGAAATCGAAGAAGCTCGCTGGTTCACACGAGAACAG GTGATCGGCGCGCTGGTCAAAGACAAACATGCCGTGTTCAACTTTCCACCCAAACAAGCCATCGCTCACTATCTGATCAAACACTGGATGGGCTTTAACGCTAACCTCTGA
- the LOC130567580 gene encoding GRAM domain-containing protein 2B isoform X6, which produces MDKHFSSEGSVQRKSRRDEARPMCSVPPHQQLTDAPLLLREYAEYDEEDEGNSMTRPDTFISLDAESDVAARRRKAALVRSKTLDPSLLLQVQSDSELKCERRKPQSHQFLRTNSQYHKVFKDIRDDEELRQSYTCALQKDILYQGRLFVSQNWICFHSKVFGRDTKIAIPVTSATDIKKTKTAILVPNALVISTAHERHVFVSFLSRDTTYKVLMSVCPHLVKSPIPAQNLRRHPVTDFSADLSDLDAPVRRTHHHTDDSSASDSPEFDKSPQFPKHSQTSKRKDDLDSQPQPSDGHLRCKGSAEVTKTPRALSFSFNTLVSVCLCLVCVLLLSSCYMAFKIVSLEERLTSLVSTDFPHEGGEYVGHAEEIYSVISASLLKLEKIHRNLQKLLETLSDA; this is translated from the exons ATggacaaacatttctcatctgaAGGTTCAGTTCAGCGTAAAAGCAGAAGAGATGAAGCTCGACCCATGTGTTCTGTACCGCCACACCAACAGCTCACAGACGCGCCGCTCTTACTACG GGAATATGCTGAATATGATGAAGAAGATGAAGGCAACAGTATGACACGACCGGACACTTTCATTTCTCTGGACGCTGAGAGCGACGTCGCTGCCAGGAGAAGAAAAGCAGCCCTCGTCAG ATCCAAGACTTTAGATCCTTCGCTGCTTCTGCAGGTCCAGAGTGACTCTGAATTAAAGTGTGAACGCAGAAAACCGCAGTCGCATCAG TTTCTGCGCACTAATTCCCAGTACCACAAAGTTTTCAAAGACATAAGAGACGATGAAGAACTGCGACAGA gttaCACGTGTGCTTTACAGAAAGATATTCTGTACCAGGGCAGACTGTTCGTGTCTCAGAACTGGATTTGTTTCCATTCGAAGGTCTTTGGAAGAGACACAAAG ATTGCGATTCCTGTAACTTCTGCGACGGAcatcaagaaaacaaaaacgGCCATCTTAGTGCCAAACGCACTCGTCATATCAACAGCACACGAGCGA CACGTGTTTGTGTCGTTTCTGTCTCGAGACACCACGTACAAGGTTTTGATGTCGGTTTGTCCTCATCTGGTT AAGAGTCCGATTCCAGCACAGAATCTGAGGCGTCACCCCGTCACG GATTTCTCAGCGGATCTCTCGGACCTGGACGCTCCGGTCAGACGGACACATCATCACACAGACGACAGCAGCGCTTCAGACTCACCAGAGTTTGACAAAAGTCCAC AATTCCCCAAACACTCGCAAACGTCTAAACGCAAAGATGATCTGGATTCTCAGCCACAGCCCAGCGATGGACATCTGAGGTGTAAAG GATCAGCGGAGGTCACGAAGACACCCAGAGCGCTTTCCTTCTCATTTAACACACTTGtgtcggtctgtctctgtct GGTTTGTGTTCTGCTCTTGTCATCATGTTACATGGCCTTTAAGATCGTGTCTCTGGAGGAACGGCTCACCTCGCTGGTCTCCACCGACTTTCCTCATGAAGG AGGCGAATATGTCGGACATGCAGAAGAGATTTACTCGGTGATTTCTGCGAGTCTTCTGAAGTTGGAGAAG ATCCACAGAAATCTGCAGAAACTCCTGGAGACTCTGTCTGATGCGTGA
- the LOC130567580 gene encoding GRAM domain-containing protein 2B isoform X2, producing MDKHFSSEGSVQRKSRRDEARPMCSVPPHQQLTDAPLLLREYAEYDEEDEGNSMTRPDTFISLDAESDVAARRRKAALVRSKTLDPSLLLQVQSDSELKCERRKPQSHQFLRTNSQYHKVFKDIRDDEELRQSYTCALQKDILYQGRLFVSQNWICFHSKVFGRDTKIAIPVTSATDIKKTKTAILVPNALVISTAHERVKIPSRLCECADESEVCSSNRSRAVFQHVFVSFLSRDTTYKVLMSVCPHLVKSPIPAQNLRRHPVTDFSADLSDLDAPVRRTHHHTDDSSASDSPEFDKSPQFPKHSQTSKRKDDLDSQPQPSDGHLRCKGSAEVTKTPRALSFSFNTLVSVCLCLVCVLLLSSCYMAFKIVSLEERLTSLVSTDFPHEGGEYVGHAEEIYSVISASLLKLEKIHRNLQKLLETLSDA from the exons ATggacaaacatttctcatctgaAGGTTCAGTTCAGCGTAAAAGCAGAAGAGATGAAGCTCGACCCATGTGTTCTGTACCGCCACACCAACAGCTCACAGACGCGCCGCTCTTACTACG GGAATATGCTGAATATGATGAAGAAGATGAAGGCAACAGTATGACACGACCGGACACTTTCATTTCTCTGGACGCTGAGAGCGACGTCGCTGCCAGGAGAAGAAAAGCAGCCCTCGTCAG ATCCAAGACTTTAGATCCTTCGCTGCTTCTGCAGGTCCAGAGTGACTCTGAATTAAAGTGTGAACGCAGAAAACCGCAGTCGCATCAG TTTCTGCGCACTAATTCCCAGTACCACAAAGTTTTCAAAGACATAAGAGACGATGAAGAACTGCGACAGA gttaCACGTGTGCTTTACAGAAAGATATTCTGTACCAGGGCAGACTGTTCGTGTCTCAGAACTGGATTTGTTTCCATTCGAAGGTCTTTGGAAGAGACACAAAG ATTGCGATTCCTGTAACTTCTGCGACGGAcatcaagaaaacaaaaacgGCCATCTTAGTGCCAAACGCACTCGTCATATCAACAGCACACGAGCGAGTAAAAATCCCTTCAAGACTTTGTGAATGTGCCGATGAGTCAGAAGTGTGCTCTTCTAACCGCTCTCGTGCTGTTTTTCAGCACGTGTTTGTGTCGTTTCTGTCTCGAGACACCACGTACAAGGTTTTGATGTCGGTTTGTCCTCATCTGGTT AAGAGTCCGATTCCAGCACAGAATCTGAGGCGTCACCCCGTCACG GATTTCTCAGCGGATCTCTCGGACCTGGACGCTCCGGTCAGACGGACACATCATCACACAGACGACAGCAGCGCTTCAGACTCACCAGAGTTTGACAAAAGTCCAC AATTCCCCAAACACTCGCAAACGTCTAAACGCAAAGATGATCTGGATTCTCAGCCACAGCCCAGCGATGGACATCTGAGGTGTAAAG GATCAGCGGAGGTCACGAAGACACCCAGAGCGCTTTCCTTCTCATTTAACACACTTGtgtcggtctgtctctgtct GGTTTGTGTTCTGCTCTTGTCATCATGTTACATGGCCTTTAAGATCGTGTCTCTGGAGGAACGGCTCACCTCGCTGGTCTCCACCGACTTTCCTCATGAAGG AGGCGAATATGTCGGACATGCAGAAGAGATTTACTCGGTGATTTCTGCGAGTCTTCTGAAGTTGGAGAAG ATCCACAGAAATCTGCAGAAACTCCTGGAGACTCTGTCTGATGCGTGA
- the LOC130567580 gene encoding GRAM domain-containing protein 2B isoform X3: MKRFFTLKSVCSYSRCGSTRVFLREYAEYDEEDEGNSMTRPDTFISLDAESDVAARRRKAALVRSKTLDPSLLLQVQSDSELKCERRKPQSHQFLRTNSQYHKVFKDIRDDEELRQSYTCALQKDILYQGRLFVSQNWICFHSKVFGRDTKIAIPVTSATDIKKTKTAILVPNALVISTAHERVKIPSRLCECADESEVCSSNRSRAVFQHVFVSFLSRDTTYKVLMSVCPHLVEKSPIPAQNLRRHPVTDFSADLSDLDAPVRRTHHHTDDSSASDSPEFDKSPQFPKHSQTSKRKDDLDSQPQPSDGHLRCKGSAEVTKTPRALSFSFNTLVSVCLCLVCVLLLSSCYMAFKIVSLEERLTSLVSTDFPHEGGEYVGHAEEIYSVISASLLKLEKIHRNLQKLLETLSDA; encoded by the exons ATGAAACGCTTTTTTACTTTAAAGAGTGTTTGTTCATACAGCCGCTGTGGTTCTACACGTGTGTTTTTAAGGGAATATGCTGAATATGATGAAGAAGATGAAGGCAACAGTATGACACGACCGGACACTTTCATTTCTCTGGACGCTGAGAGCGACGTCGCTGCCAGGAGAAGAAAAGCAGCCCTCGTCAG ATCCAAGACTTTAGATCCTTCGCTGCTTCTGCAGGTCCAGAGTGACTCTGAATTAAAGTGTGAACGCAGAAAACCGCAGTCGCATCAG TTTCTGCGCACTAATTCCCAGTACCACAAAGTTTTCAAAGACATAAGAGACGATGAAGAACTGCGACAGA gttaCACGTGTGCTTTACAGAAAGATATTCTGTACCAGGGCAGACTGTTCGTGTCTCAGAACTGGATTTGTTTCCATTCGAAGGTCTTTGGAAGAGACACAAAG ATTGCGATTCCTGTAACTTCTGCGACGGAcatcaagaaaacaaaaacgGCCATCTTAGTGCCAAACGCACTCGTCATATCAACAGCACACGAGCGAGTAAAAATCCCTTCAAGACTTTGTGAATGTGCCGATGAGTCAGAAGTGTGCTCTTCTAACCGCTCTCGTGCTGTTTTTCAGCACGTGTTTGTGTCGTTTCTGTCTCGAGACACCACGTACAAGGTTTTGATGTCGGTTTGTCCTCATCTGGTT GAGAAGAGTCCGATTCCAGCACAGAATCTGAGGCGTCACCCCGTCACG GATTTCTCAGCGGATCTCTCGGACCTGGACGCTCCGGTCAGACGGACACATCATCACACAGACGACAGCAGCGCTTCAGACTCACCAGAGTTTGACAAAAGTCCAC AATTCCCCAAACACTCGCAAACGTCTAAACGCAAAGATGATCTGGATTCTCAGCCACAGCCCAGCGATGGACATCTGAGGTGTAAAG GATCAGCGGAGGTCACGAAGACACCCAGAGCGCTTTCCTTCTCATTTAACACACTTGtgtcggtctgtctctgtct GGTTTGTGTTCTGCTCTTGTCATCATGTTACATGGCCTTTAAGATCGTGTCTCTGGAGGAACGGCTCACCTCGCTGGTCTCCACCGACTTTCCTCATGAAGG AGGCGAATATGTCGGACATGCAGAAGAGATTTACTCGGTGATTTCTGCGAGTCTTCTGAAGTTGGAGAAG ATCCACAGAAATCTGCAGAAACTCCTGGAGACTCTGTCTGATGCGTGA
- the LOC130567584 gene encoding uncharacterized protein LOC130567584 isoform X2 has product MNCIYLTDYDDIITCCVPLVLLVLGFGIFSVLIKTACKEYFCSDVADPGYSLIGHWLLNAPPQANSKVCVLRLETVFTIDQQSEKNVIRVERRVSSAEDVKDQTSDDEENSVSPSSPVDLPVITADNLDYVIL; this is encoded by the exons ATGAACTGTATTTATTTGACAGATTATGATGACATCATAACATGTTGTGTTCCACTGGTTCTCCTGGTTCTCGGCTTTGGGATCTTCTCAGTTTTAATAAAGACAGC gtGTAAAGAATATTTCTGCTCAGACGTTGCTGACCCAGGTTACAGTCTGATAGGACACTGGCTCCTCAACGCTCCACCTCAG GCTAACAGCAAGGTTTGTGTGCTGAGGCTGGAAACGGTTTTCACCATTGACCAGCAGAGCGAGAAGAACGTCATCCGAGTGGAGCGTCGCGTGTCTTCAGCTGAAGATGTGAAGGATCAGACTTCAGATGATGAAGAGAACAGCGTCAGTCCCTCCAGTCCAGTGGATTTACCCGTCATAACTGCTGATAATCTggattatgttattttataa
- the LOC130567580 gene encoding GRAM domain-containing protein 2B isoform X1, with protein sequence MDKHFSSEGSVQRKSRRDEARPMCSVPPHQQLTDAPLLLREYAEYDEEDEGNSMTRPDTFISLDAESDVAARRRKAALVRSKTLDPSLLLQVQSDSELKCERRKPQSHQFLRTNSQYHKVFKDIRDDEELRQSYTCALQKDILYQGRLFVSQNWICFHSKVFGRDTKIAIPVTSATDIKKTKTAILVPNALVISTAHERVKIPSRLCECADESEVCSSNRSRAVFQHVFVSFLSRDTTYKVLMSVCPHLVEKSPIPAQNLRRHPVTDFSADLSDLDAPVRRTHHHTDDSSASDSPEFDKSPQFPKHSQTSKRKDDLDSQPQPSDGHLRCKGSAEVTKTPRALSFSFNTLVSVCLCLVCVLLLSSCYMAFKIVSLEERLTSLVSTDFPHEGGEYVGHAEEIYSVISASLLKLEKIHRNLQKLLETLSDA encoded by the exons ATggacaaacatttctcatctgaAGGTTCAGTTCAGCGTAAAAGCAGAAGAGATGAAGCTCGACCCATGTGTTCTGTACCGCCACACCAACAGCTCACAGACGCGCCGCTCTTACTACG GGAATATGCTGAATATGATGAAGAAGATGAAGGCAACAGTATGACACGACCGGACACTTTCATTTCTCTGGACGCTGAGAGCGACGTCGCTGCCAGGAGAAGAAAAGCAGCCCTCGTCAG ATCCAAGACTTTAGATCCTTCGCTGCTTCTGCAGGTCCAGAGTGACTCTGAATTAAAGTGTGAACGCAGAAAACCGCAGTCGCATCAG TTTCTGCGCACTAATTCCCAGTACCACAAAGTTTTCAAAGACATAAGAGACGATGAAGAACTGCGACAGA gttaCACGTGTGCTTTACAGAAAGATATTCTGTACCAGGGCAGACTGTTCGTGTCTCAGAACTGGATTTGTTTCCATTCGAAGGTCTTTGGAAGAGACACAAAG ATTGCGATTCCTGTAACTTCTGCGACGGAcatcaagaaaacaaaaacgGCCATCTTAGTGCCAAACGCACTCGTCATATCAACAGCACACGAGCGAGTAAAAATCCCTTCAAGACTTTGTGAATGTGCCGATGAGTCAGAAGTGTGCTCTTCTAACCGCTCTCGTGCTGTTTTTCAGCACGTGTTTGTGTCGTTTCTGTCTCGAGACACCACGTACAAGGTTTTGATGTCGGTTTGTCCTCATCTGGTT GAGAAGAGTCCGATTCCAGCACAGAATCTGAGGCGTCACCCCGTCACG GATTTCTCAGCGGATCTCTCGGACCTGGACGCTCCGGTCAGACGGACACATCATCACACAGACGACAGCAGCGCTTCAGACTCACCAGAGTTTGACAAAAGTCCAC AATTCCCCAAACACTCGCAAACGTCTAAACGCAAAGATGATCTGGATTCTCAGCCACAGCCCAGCGATGGACATCTGAGGTGTAAAG GATCAGCGGAGGTCACGAAGACACCCAGAGCGCTTTCCTTCTCATTTAACACACTTGtgtcggtctgtctctgtct GGTTTGTGTTCTGCTCTTGTCATCATGTTACATGGCCTTTAAGATCGTGTCTCTGGAGGAACGGCTCACCTCGCTGGTCTCCACCGACTTTCCTCATGAAGG AGGCGAATATGTCGGACATGCAGAAGAGATTTACTCGGTGATTTCTGCGAGTCTTCTGAAGTTGGAGAAG ATCCACAGAAATCTGCAGAAACTCCTGGAGACTCTGTCTGATGCGTGA